Proteins found in one Seonamhaeicola sp. S2-3 genomic segment:
- a CDS encoding GNAT family N-acetyltransferase: MVTYKIYRKTSQLPSTWDNLPVKDVFLKSPFLKALEASSPNNITSYYVGVFKQDELVGIAIIQRVQMYLDDVFRDVSNSFLKQTGKQLVSLFVRGNALVIGNLMHTGQHGIYINSNKISQDDFLNIIQKAIDDLTVEIKEKFNKKIRIIAFKDYFEEDSIHQNKSYFESQNLYKIQVQPNMLFHVLDTWKTSLDYINNFNKKYKRRYKVARKKSANLTCKELDLNYISSNSDKLFTLYQNVSDNARVNSFKLPKNHFLCLKKNLKENFKVFGYFLNNELVGFYTLILNNKILETYFLGYNKALQRKHQLYLNMLFNMACFGIDNGFKTIVYARTAMEIKSSIGAKPHTMHVYLKHTNSFIANTVLKCIVKYMNPIRKWEERHPFNESI, from the coding sequence TTGGTTACTTATAAAATATATAGAAAAACGTCTCAGCTTCCATCTACATGGGATAATTTACCCGTGAAGGATGTGTTTTTAAAAAGTCCTTTTTTAAAAGCCTTAGAAGCATCTTCTCCAAACAATATAACCTCGTATTATGTGGGTGTTTTTAAACAAGATGAATTAGTAGGTATTGCTATTATTCAACGAGTGCAAATGTATTTAGATGACGTTTTTAGAGATGTTTCAAATTCGTTTTTAAAACAAACAGGAAAGCAATTAGTATCTTTATTTGTTAGAGGAAATGCCTTGGTTATTGGTAATTTAATGCATACAGGACAACATGGTATTTATATTAATTCAAATAAAATTTCACAAGATGATTTCTTAAACATCATTCAAAAAGCTATTGATGATTTAACGGTTGAAATTAAAGAAAAGTTCAATAAAAAAATTAGAATAATTGCTTTTAAAGATTATTTTGAAGAAGATTCAATTCATCAAAATAAATCTTATTTTGAAAGCCAAAATCTTTATAAAATTCAGGTGCAACCTAATATGTTGTTTCATGTTTTAGATACATGGAAAACATCTTTAGATTACATAAATAATTTCAATAAAAAATATAAAAGACGCTATAAAGTTGCAAGAAAAAAAAGTGCCAATTTAACCTGTAAAGAATTAGATTTAAATTATATAAGTTCTAATTCTGATAAACTATTTACTCTTTACCAAAACGTATCAGACAACGCCAGAGTAAATTCGTTTAAACTACCTAAAAATCATTTTTTATGTTTAAAGAAAAATCTAAAAGAAAATTTTAAAGTTTTTGGGTATTTTTTAAATAATGAATTGGTTGGTTTTTACACTTTAATATTAAATAATAAAATTTTAGAAACTTATTTTTTAGGATACAATAAAGCACTACAGCGCAAACACCAATTATACTTAAATATGCTTTTTAATATGGCTTGTTTTGGTATAGATAATGGTTTTAAAACCATTGTTTATGCAAGAACTGCTATGGAAATTAAAAGTTCTATAGGAGCTAAACCACACACTATGCATGTGTATTTAAAACATACCAATAGCTTTATTGCAAATACGGTTTTAAAATGTATTGTTAAGTATATGAACCCTATAAGAAAGTGGGAGGAAAGGCATCCGTTTAATGAAAGCATTTAA
- a CDS encoding ATP-binding protein: MVVITLSITFYNQFSKELKDRILLQLNSIKTLKQNQVEKLIQSEWNNFINSSNNSNDSLSIKVPNNLQSGIYDFTKYNENNQLTIALVDKNNNKVKYIPYKKITSILLERTGMGDTGESYLVGEDYRMRSQSRFLKDSLPYNIVVKTNGVKNALTGNNGKGLYKDYRGIDVYGVYGPINIPNLNLVILSEIDKDEVEAPIKDLQKRLFLLMFLIIFIAVLLSLFLTKIIANPILNMKHSLKEMVDGNYSRINNYSKNSNEIKEMFIALDDLKKSLQGAVTFSKEIGEMNLSSNYTPKSNNDSLGKSLIKMRDKLIEFRNNENKHRLNTKRQLVDGLENERRRLARELHDGLGPLLTSLKFYIDNNIKSEDQRSEMKTIIDNTISEIRLMSNALMPTSIDDFGVGTAILNFIESIKSTTNINISFEDITRGAESNITKNQQINIFRITQELINNTLKHAKAKNIKITLSEFEDFISLFYFDDGQGFNIKTVALGSGITNIKERVEICKGEIKIHSKPNNTTFEIELPIDNEDY, encoded by the coding sequence TTGGTAGTTATTACACTATCAATAACATTCTATAATCAATTTTCAAAAGAATTAAAAGATAGAATTCTACTTCAATTAAATTCTATAAAGACTTTAAAACAAAATCAAGTTGAAAAGTTAATTCAATCAGAATGGAATAACTTTATTAACTCATCAAATAACAGTAATGATAGTTTAAGTATTAAAGTTCCTAACAACTTACAATCTGGAATTTATGATTTTACCAAGTACAATGAAAACAATCAACTTACAATTGCATTGGTAGATAAAAATAATAATAAAGTTAAATACATACCTTATAAAAAAATAACCAGTATTCTTTTAGAGCGAACCGGAATGGGAGATACTGGAGAATCTTATTTAGTAGGAGAAGATTATAGAATGCGCTCTCAATCAAGATTTCTTAAAGATTCTTTACCATACAATATAGTTGTAAAAACAAACGGTGTAAAAAATGCATTAACAGGTAACAATGGTAAAGGTTTGTATAAAGATTATAGGGGTATTGATGTTTATGGAGTTTATGGCCCTATTAACATACCAAATTTAAACCTAGTTATACTATCTGAAATTGACAAAGATGAAGTAGAAGCACCAATAAAAGACTTACAAAAAAGGCTTTTTTTATTAATGTTCTTAATAATTTTTATTGCTGTTTTACTGTCTTTATTCCTTACAAAAATTATAGCCAACCCTATTTTAAACATGAAACATAGCCTTAAAGAAATGGTTGATGGCAATTATAGCAGAATTAATAACTATTCTAAAAATTCTAATGAAATAAAGGAAATGTTTATAGCTTTAGACGATTTAAAAAAATCGTTACAAGGGGCGGTAACATTCTCAAAAGAGATAGGAGAAATGAATTTAAGCTCTAATTACACCCCAAAAAGTAATAATGATTCTTTAGGAAAAAGCTTAATAAAAATGAGAGATAAGCTTATAGAATTTAGAAATAATGAAAATAAACACAGGTTAAATACAAAGCGGCAATTAGTTGATGGTTTAGAAAACGAAAGAAGAAGACTAGCCAGAGAACTTCATGATGGTTTAGGGCCACTGTTAACATCATTAAAATTTTATATAGACAATAATATTAAAAGTGAAGACCAACGCTCTGAAATGAAAACCATAATAGACAATACCATTTCAGAAATACGTTTAATGTCTAACGCATTAATGCCAACCAGTATAGATGATTTTGGCGTAGGAACCGCCATTTTAAACTTTATAGAAAGCATTAAAAGCACAACAAATATTAATATATCTTTTGAAGATATTACTAGGGGAGCAGAAAGCAATATTACCAAAAACCAACAAATAAATATTTTTAGAATAACCCAAGAGTTAATTAATAATACACTTAAACACGCTAAGGCAAAAAATATTAAAATAACCTTATCAGAATTTGAAGATTTTATATCGCTTTTTTATTTTGATGATGGACAAGGTTTTAATATAAAAACAGTTGCACTGGGTTCTGGTATTACAAATATTAAAGAACGTGTAGAGATTTGTAAAGGCGAAATTAAAATACATTCAAAACCAAACAACACAACCTTTGAAATTGAATTACCAATAGATAATGAAGACTATTAA
- a CDS encoding response regulator transcription factor, with the protein MKTIKLIIADDHELFRNGLKELLKKYKDVNIVALVSNGEDLFSELKKHPNTDIVLLDITMPKMDGFQVLKQLKSLKLAIKPIIISMHDEGNYIAKCAKKGAYSYLLKNTDQEELIKAIRMVAMGKKYFGPKISEKMINYMSEQTVSENILSKKEKEVLGLISEGLTTKEIASKLFVSTRTIETHRANVIKKLEVKNTAELVKKASEINLI; encoded by the coding sequence ATGAAGACTATTAAACTTATAATTGCAGATGACCACGAGCTCTTTAGAAACGGGCTAAAAGAACTTCTTAAAAAATATAAAGATGTTAATATAGTAGCCTTAGTAAGCAATGGTGAAGACTTGTTTTCTGAATTAAAAAAGCATCCAAATACAGATATTGTTTTACTAGACATTACAATGCCCAAAATGGATGGTTTTCAAGTATTAAAACAATTAAAAAGCTTAAAATTAGCAATAAAGCCTATTATTATTTCTATGCACGATGAAGGTAATTATATAGCCAAATGTGCTAAAAAAGGAGCGTATAGTTATTTGCTTAAAAACACAGATCAAGAAGAGTTAATAAAAGCTATAAGAATGGTTGCTATGGGCAAAAAATATTTTGGGCCTAAGATTTCTGAGAAAATGATAAACTACATGTCTGAGCAAACTGTTAGCGAAAACATTTTATCTAAAAAAGAAAAAGAAGTTTTAGGCTTAATTTCAGAAGGACTTACAACTAAAGAAATAGCTTCAAAATTATTTGTAAGTACTAGAACTATTGAAACCCATCGTGCTAACGTTATAAAAAAACTAGAAGTAAAAAATACTGCCGAACTTGTTAAGAAGGCATCAGAAATTAATCTTATTTAG
- a CDS encoding SPFH domain-containing protein, whose translation MNFFLIPIIIFGLIVLISSFFIVKQQTAAIIERFGRFQSIRHSGLQLKIPLVDRIAGKLSLKIQQLDVIIETKTLDDVFVRLKVSVQYKVIREKVYDAFYKLDYPHDQITSYVFDVVRAEVPKMKLDDVFVKKDDIAIAVKAELNDAMLDYGYDIIKTLVTDIDPDAQVKEAMNRINASEREKIAAQFEGDAQRILIVEKAKAEAESKRLQGQGIADQRREIARGLEESVEVLNRVGINSQEASALIVVTQHYDTLQSLGEETNSNLILLPNAPQAGSNMLNDMVASFTASNQIGEAMKKAEKNKNKNNE comes from the coding sequence ATGAACTTCTTTTTAATTCCTATTATTATCTTCGGATTAATTGTATTAATATCCTCATTCTTTATTGTAAAACAGCAAACCGCAGCTATTATTGAACGTTTTGGTCGTTTCCAGAGCATTCGTCATTCTGGGCTTCAATTAAAAATTCCTTTAGTAGATAGAATAGCTGGTAAACTAAGCTTAAAAATTCAACAATTAGATGTTATTATAGAAACAAAAACACTAGATGATGTTTTTGTAAGATTAAAAGTATCTGTACAATACAAGGTTATTAGAGAAAAAGTATATGATGCATTTTATAAATTAGATTATCCGCATGATCAAATAACATCTTACGTATTTGATGTGGTACGTGCCGAAGTACCAAAAATGAAATTAGACGACGTTTTTGTTAAAAAAGACGACATAGCTATTGCTGTAAAAGCAGAATTAAATGACGCTATGTTAGACTACGGTTATGATATTATAAAGACTCTTGTAACAGATATAGATCCAGATGCACAAGTAAAAGAAGCAATGAATAGAATTAATGCTTCTGAACGCGAAAAAATTGCAGCCCAATTTGAAGGTGACGCACAACGTATTTTAATTGTTGAAAAAGCAAAAGCCGAAGCAGAAAGTAAACGTTTACAAGGGCAAGGTATTGCAGACCAAAGACGAGAAATTGCACGTGGTTTAGAAGAATCTGTAGAAGTGCTAAACAGAGTTGGTATTAATAGTCAGGAAGCTTCAGCATTAATTGTTGTTACACAACATTATGACACCCTACAATCTTTAGGCGAAGAAACCAACAGTAATTTAATACTATTGCCAAATGCGCCACAAGCAGGAAGCAATATGCTTAATGATATGGTGGCTAGTTTTACAGCTAGTAATCAAATTGGTGAAGCCATGAAAAAAGCTGAAAAAAACAAAAATAAGAACAATGAATAA
- the gltX gene encoding glutamate--tRNA ligase gives MTKNVRVRFAPSPTGPLHIGGVRTALFNYLFAKKHGGDFVLRIEDTDQNRYVEGAEKYIIDALNWCGIPFDEGPGKNEKFGPYRQSERKHLYKQYAEQLIESGNAYYAFDTAEDLDFHRKDHEAKGKTFIYNWHNREKLSNSLALSAEEVKAKLNAGEDYVIRFKTPQDETLHLKDIIRGDIKIDTNILDDKILFKSDGMPTYHLANIVDDHLMEITHVIRGEEWLPSLALHYQLYKALGWEAPEFAHLPLILKPTGKGKLSKRDGDKLGFPVFPLQWEDPKSHEISRGYKEDGYFPESVVNFLAFLGWNPGTEQEIFNLQELVEAFNLTKVNKAGARFDPDKIKWFNHHYMQEQSNNDLAEAFKEQYAQLSDIDVNYIELVVGLIKERATFLSDLWDLSFYFFNAPKNYDEKASKKALKEGTKDILNTIKDIISNIDDFTTETLQKEIKGWITKNEIGFGKVMMPLRLALVGALQGPDVFDIMFMIGKIETIKRIENLIETI, from the coding sequence ATGACTAAAAACGTTCGTGTGCGCTTTGCACCAAGCCCTACAGGACCTTTACATATAGGTGGTGTTCGTACTGCATTATTTAACTATTTATTTGCTAAAAAACATGGTGGCGATTTTGTTTTACGAATTGAAGATACCGACCAAAACCGTTATGTTGAAGGCGCAGAAAAGTATATAATTGATGCCTTAAATTGGTGTGGAATTCCGTTTGATGAAGGCCCAGGAAAAAACGAAAAATTTGGTCCTTACAGACAAAGTGAACGCAAACACCTTTACAAACAATATGCAGAACAACTTATTGAAAGTGGTAATGCTTATTACGCTTTTGATACAGCAGAAGATTTAGATTTTCATAGAAAAGACCATGAAGCCAAAGGAAAAACCTTTATATACAATTGGCATAACAGAGAAAAACTAAGTAACTCTTTAGCTTTAAGTGCAGAAGAAGTTAAAGCAAAATTAAATGCTGGTGAAGATTATGTTATTAGGTTTAAAACTCCACAAGATGAAACCCTGCATTTAAAAGATATTATTCGTGGTGATATAAAAATTGATACTAACATTTTAGATGATAAAATATTGTTTAAAAGCGATGGTATGCCCACCTATCACCTTGCCAATATTGTTGATGATCATTTAATGGAAATTACACATGTTATTAGAGGTGAAGAATGGTTACCCTCATTAGCATTACATTATCAGTTATACAAAGCTTTAGGTTGGGAAGCTCCAGAATTTGCACATTTACCCTTAATTTTAAAACCAACTGGTAAAGGTAAATTAAGCAAACGCGATGGTGATAAATTAGGTTTTCCGGTATTTCCACTTCAATGGGAAGACCCAAAATCTCATGAAATTTCTAGAGGTTATAAAGAAGACGGATATTTTCCAGAATCTGTGGTGAACTTTTTAGCCTTTTTAGGTTGGAATCCTGGTACAGAACAAGAAATTTTTAATTTACAAGAACTTGTTGAAGCGTTCAATTTAACAAAGGTCAACAAAGCTGGAGCAAGATTTGATCCTGATAAAATAAAATGGTTTAATCACCATTATATGCAAGAACAATCTAATAATGATTTAGCAGAAGCATTTAAAGAACAATACGCTCAATTAAGTGATATAGATGTTAATTACATAGAGTTGGTGGTTGGTTTGATTAAAGAACGTGCTACTTTTTTATCAGATCTTTGGGATTTAAGTTTTTACTTTTTTAATGCACCCAAAAATTATGATGAAAAAGCTTCTAAAAAAGCACTTAAAGAAGGTACAAAAGATATTTTAAATACTATAAAAGATATTATTAGTAACATTGATGATTTTACCACTGAAACGCTTCAAAAGGAAATTAAAGGTTGGATAACTAAAAACGAAATTGGTTTTGGCAAGGTCATGATGCCTTTACGTTTAGCCTTAGTAGGAGCCTTACAAGGTCCCGATGTTTTTGATATTATGTTTATGATAGGTAAAATTGAAACCATAAAACGCATTGAAAATCTCATTGAAACCATTTAA
- a CDS encoding DUF4175 family protein, whose translation MQNFEVIKTKLEAFIKRYYTNELLKGIILFFAIGLLYFLFTLFIEHALWLGVVARTVLFWLFVVVELALLIKFIVLPIAKLLKLKEGINYYEASKIIGGHFPEVNDKLLNVLQLNESKEQSELLLASIEQKSVELKPIPFKLAINFKQNLKYLKYAAIPILIILITFLTDNLNWFTNSYKRVVHYKTAYEPPAPFQFFVINDSLQTIENKNFTLFVKTLGEVMPENVQIAYNDETYFLHETGVGTFEYTFTKPKTSIDFKLKANNVTSKPYKLNIVEAPSLLSFEMILDYPNYTKKKDAVLKSTGNAIVPEGTKVSWQLHTKSTDYVNLYSEDTLRFTNEDKNVFKASKRVLKHFNYSISTSNKNLLDYENLAFKIDVVKDQYPELNIKMKVDSLDQQSLYFFGQANDDYGFTKLQLVYYPTNNENDKRFENIPIKNSSIIEFISAFPNNLEIPEGIPYSLYFQVFDNDVVNRFKSVKSNTYTYRKRTKDEEVNRQLNEQNKSIKDLNKSLKKFEEQDKVLKELSKAQKEKSNLNFNEKKKLESFLKRQQQQDEMMKNFNKKFKDNLEKFQNENAEKDSFKEDLEKRLKDNEEQLKKDEKLVEELKKLQDKISNEELVKKLDELAKQNKNKKRSLEQLIELTKRFYVEKKLEKLTDDLQNLAKKQEKLSNEDENNSLENQEKLNKEFEDITKSLDELKKDSKELKKPIDIPQDKLTANEIKKEQEKASEELQKNENNNPNESEEQPLNDKNLNKKNAKKSQKNAAKKMQQMAISMQGAMKASGREQMQEDMEMLRQILDNLVLFSFNQEALMDGFKTITTNSNKYASFLRKQHTLREHFEHVDDSLFALSLRQPKLSETVNKEISEVYFNIDKAINLLAENQIYQGVSNQQFAITAANNLADFLSNILDNMQESLSMSSGKGNGKDDMQLPDIIMSQEELNKMMGEGLKKSQQEQKGKDGKEGKEGENKGKENSKEGSQSNGEGEGDNDELNGLLFQIYQQQQELKNALKEKLAKEGLGSKGNNLVRQMENIELELLNKGFTNQTLQKMMQLKHQLLKFENATFQQGEDDKRESETNKKSFNNNSINQIPTAKQYFNTIEILDKQALPLQQIYRKKVQEYFNTTDD comes from the coding sequence ATGCAAAATTTTGAAGTTATAAAAACCAAGCTAGAAGCTTTTATTAAGCGCTATTATACTAATGAGTTGCTTAAAGGCATTATTTTGTTTTTTGCTATTGGCTTGTTGTATTTTTTATTTACACTCTTTATTGAGCACGCATTATGGTTAGGTGTTGTAGCACGTACAGTTTTATTTTGGTTGTTTGTTGTTGTAGAATTAGCTCTTTTAATAAAATTTATTGTGTTGCCTATTGCTAAACTTTTAAAATTAAAAGAAGGCATTAATTATTATGAAGCTTCTAAAATTATTGGTGGGCATTTTCCTGAGGTTAATGATAAATTGCTTAATGTACTTCAATTGAATGAAAGCAAAGAACAATCTGAATTGTTGTTGGCAAGTATTGAACAAAAGTCTGTTGAACTCAAACCCATTCCGTTTAAACTAGCTATAAATTTTAAACAAAACTTAAAATATTTAAAGTATGCTGCTATTCCTATTTTAATTATTTTAATTACTTTTTTAACTGATAATTTAAATTGGTTCACTAATAGTTATAAAAGAGTAGTGCATTATAAAACTGCTTATGAACCACCAGCACCTTTTCAGTTTTTTGTTATTAATGATTCTTTACAAACTATAGAGAATAAGAACTTCACGCTTTTTGTAAAAACTTTAGGTGAAGTTATGCCAGAGAATGTTCAAATAGCATATAATGATGAAACTTATTTTTTACACGAAACAGGAGTAGGAACGTTTGAATATACTTTCACCAAACCCAAAACATCAATAGATTTTAAGTTAAAAGCAAATAACGTTACTTCTAAACCTTATAAACTTAATATTGTTGAAGCGCCTTCTTTGTTAAGTTTTGAAATGATTTTAGATTATCCAAACTATACAAAAAAGAAAGATGCAGTTTTAAAAAGTACAGGAAATGCCATTGTGCCAGAAGGAACTAAGGTTTCATGGCAATTACACACTAAATCTACCGATTATGTAAACTTATATTCTGAAGATACATTAAGGTTCACTAATGAAGATAAAAATGTTTTTAAAGCTTCTAAGCGCGTTTTAAAGCATTTTAACTACAGTATTAGCACAAGCAATAAAAACTTGCTAGATTATGAGAATTTAGCCTTTAAAATTGATGTAGTTAAAGATCAATACCCAGAGTTAAATATTAAAATGAAGGTTGATAGTTTAGATCAACAATCACTTTATTTCTTCGGACAAGCTAATGATGATTATGGGTTTACCAAACTACAGCTTGTTTATTATCCTACTAATAATGAAAATGATAAACGTTTTGAAAATATACCAATTAAAAATTCTAGCATTATAGAATTTATTAGTGCATTTCCTAATAATTTAGAAATTCCAGAAGGTATTCCTTATAGCTTGTATTTCCAAGTGTTTGATAATGACGTAGTTAACAGGTTTAAAAGTGTTAAAAGTAATACTTATACTTACAGAAAACGCACTAAAGACGAAGAAGTTAATAGGCAATTAAATGAACAAAATAAATCTATAAAAGATTTAAACAAATCACTTAAAAAATTTGAAGAACAAGACAAAGTTTTAAAAGAACTTTCAAAAGCACAAAAGGAAAAATCTAATTTAAACTTTAATGAAAAAAAGAAGTTAGAATCATTTTTAAAAAGGCAACAACAGCAAGATGAAATGATGAAAAACTTTAATAAGAAGTTTAAAGATAATCTTGAAAAATTTCAAAATGAAAACGCAGAAAAAGATTCGTTTAAAGAAGATTTAGAAAAGCGTTTAAAAGATAATGAAGAACAATTAAAGAAAGACGAAAAATTAGTTGAAGAATTAAAAAAACTTCAAGACAAAATAAGTAACGAAGAACTAGTAAAAAAACTAGATGAACTTGCAAAACAAAACAAAAACAAAAAACGCAGTTTAGAGCAATTAATTGAACTAACTAAACGATTTTATGTTGAAAAAAAGCTAGAAAAATTAACTGACGATTTACAAAATTTAGCCAAAAAACAAGAAAAGCTATCTAATGAAGATGAAAACAATTCATTAGAAAATCAAGAAAAGCTTAATAAAGAATTTGAAGACATTACTAAATCTTTAGATGAATTAAAAAAAGACAGTAAAGAGTTAAAAAAGCCAATTGATATACCACAAGATAAGTTAACTGCAAACGAAATTAAAAAAGAACAAGAAAAGGCTTCAGAAGAATTGCAAAAAAACGAAAATAATAATCCAAATGAATCTGAAGAACAACCTTTAAATGATAAAAACTTAAATAAAAAAAACGCAAAAAAAAGCCAAAAGAATGCCGCAAAAAAAATGCAACAAATGGCAATAAGTATGCAAGGAGCAATGAAAGCTTCTGGTAGAGAACAGATGCAAGAAGATATGGAAATGCTTAGACAGATTCTTGATAATTTGGTTTTGTTTTCTTTTAATCAAGAAGCACTAATGGATGGTTTTAAAACCATTACTACTAACAGTAATAAGTATGCATCTTTTCTTAGAAAGCAACATACTTTAAGAGAACATTTTGAACATGTAGATGATAGTTTATTTGCATTGTCTTTGCGTCAACCAAAACTTTCAGAAACCGTTAATAAAGAAATCTCAGAAGTTTATTTTAATATTGATAAAGCAATTAATTTATTAGCCGAAAATCAAATCTATCAAGGTGTATCTAATCAGCAATTTGCTATTACCGCTGCTAATAATTTAGCAGACTTTCTAAGTAACATTTTAGATAATATGCAAGAAAGTTTAAGTATGTCTAGTGGTAAAGGAAATGGAAAAGATGATATGCAATTACCAGACATTATAATGAGTCAAGAAGAGCTTAATAAAATGATGGGTGAAGGACTCAAAAAATCTCAACAAGAACAAAAAGGTAAAGATGGTAAGGAAGGAAAAGAAGGAGAGAATAAAGGCAAAGAAAATTCTAAAGAGGGTAGTCAATCTAATGGAGAAGGAGAAGGCGATAATGATGAACTAAACGGTTTATTATTTCAAATTTATCAGCAACAACAAGAACTTAAAAATGCCTTAAAAGAAAAACTTGCAAAGGAAGGTTTAGGCTCTAAAGGAAACAATTTGGTTAGGCAAATGGAGAACATAGAATTGGAGTTATTAAACAAAGGATTTACTAATCAAACACTTCAAAAAATGATGCAGTTAAAGCATCAATTATTAAAATTTGAAAATGCTACTTTTCAGCAAGGAGAAGATGATAAAAGAGAATCTGAAACAAATAAAAAGTCATTCAATAATAATTCTATTAACCAAATACCAACTGCAAAACAATACTTTAATACTATAGAGATTTTAGATAAACAAGCCTTACCTTTGCAACAAATTTATAGAAAAAAGGTACAAGAATATTTTAATACAACAGATGATTAA
- the ybeY gene encoding rRNA maturation RNase YbeY, which yields MINFNYETEFTLDNEAQISKWVQEAITSEGFKLDEINYVFCDDDYLHKLNVEFLNHDTLTDIISFDYTIGKIIQGDIFISIERVADNAKEFNTAFSDELNRVIIHGVLHYCGYKDKTDEEAQVMRDKENHYLSQLL from the coding sequence ATGATTAATTTTAATTACGAAACCGAATTTACATTAGATAATGAAGCACAAATTTCTAAATGGGTTCAAGAGGCTATTACCTCTGAAGGTTTCAAATTAGATGAAATTAATTATGTGTTTTGTGATGATGATTATCTTCATAAACTTAATGTTGAATTCTTAAATCACGATACTTTAACTGATATTATTAGTTTCGATTATACTATCGGAAAAATTATACAGGGCGATATTTTTATATCAATAGAACGGGTAGCAGACAATGCAAAAGAATTTAACACAGCGTTTTCTGATGAGTTAAACCGTGTCATTATTCATGGTGTGCTACACTACTGTGGCTATAAAGATAAAACCGATGAAGAAGCTCAAGTTATGAGAGACAAAGAAAATCACTACCTAAGTCAACTCTTATAA